The following coding sequences lie in one Dunckerocampus dactyliophorus isolate RoL2022-P2 chromosome 4, RoL_Ddac_1.1, whole genome shotgun sequence genomic window:
- the ptgesl gene encoding prostaglandin E synthase 2 isoform X1, with translation MLTNMAAACTRSLLKVGWTMLDSPAIRRPGTIAYLYRRAYGTWCSGETGGRSRLLSSLRGGGSRALGCAFLLGGGLGLYHTVKFYWVQQHLAQEHPKESDRGVRLTLYQYKTCPFCSKVRAFLDYHGLAYEIVEVNPVMRQEIKWSTYRKVPILMVDEDVQLNDSSVIVSSLKTYLASKEKNMADILRCYPEMKSVNEGGKEVMEYNNKYWLMLSEADTALVYPEKGMQKEEMKWRKWADDWLVHLISPNVYRTTGEALASFDYIVREGKFGSLEGFFAKYVGAAAMFIIAKRLKSRHNLQDDVRQDLYKAVNDWVAAIGKTRKFMGGDCPNLADLAVFGVLRVMEGLQAFDDMMANTKVKHWYRRMETATQNHQGRH, from the exons ATGTTAACCAACATGGCGGCGGCCTGCACCAGGTCTCTCCTTAAGGTCGGCTGGACGATGCTGGACAGTCCGGCGATCCGCCGGCCCGGTACCATCGCTTACCTCTACCGGAGGGCATATGGCACCTGGTGCTCCGGCGAGACGGGGGGGCGGTCCAGACTGCTGTCCTCGCTGCgaggagggggaagcagagCTCTGGGCTGCGCTTTCCTGCTTGGCGGCGGTCTGGGTCTGTACCACACTGTCAAGTTCTACTGGGTCCAACAGCACCTGGCCCAGGAACACCCTAAG GAGTCGGACAGGGGCGTGAGGCTGACCCTGTACCAGTACAAAACCTGCCCCTTCTGCAGCAAAGTGCGAGCCTTCCTGGACTACCACGGCCTGGCCTATGAAATCGTGGAGGTCAACCCCGTCATGCGTCAGGAGATCAAGTGGTCCACGTACAGAAAAGTGCCCATCCTGATGGTGGATGAGGACGTG CAACTGAACGACTCGTCTGTCATCGTCAGCTCCCTCAAGACTTACTTAGCCAGCAA GGAGAAGAACATGGCTGACATCCTTCGCTGTTACCCCGAGATGAAGTCTGTGAACGAGGGCGGCAAGGAGGTGATGGAGTACAACAACAAATACTGGCTCATGCTGAGCGAGGCCGACACAGCGCTGGTCTACCCGGAGAAAGGCATGCAGAA GGAGGAGATGAAGTGGCGTAAGTGGGCCGACGACTGGCTGGTGCACCTTATCTCCCCCAACGTGTATCGGACTACCGGCGAGGCGCTGGCGTCCTTCGACTACATCGTGCGCGAGGGCAAGTTTGGCTCCTTGGAAGGCTTCTTCGCCAAGTACGTGGGGGCGGCGGCCATGTTTATCATCGCCAAGAGGCTGAAAAGCCG CCACAACCTCCAGGACGACGTGAGGCAGGACCTCTACAAAGCCGTCAACGACTGGGTGGCCGCCATCGGCAAGACGAGGAAGTTCATGGGCGGGGATTGTCCCAACCTGGCCGACCTG GCGGTGTTTGGCGTTCTGCGTGTGATGGAGGGCCTGCAGGCGTTTGACGACATGATGGCCAACACCAAGGTGAAGCACTGGTACCGACGCATGGAGACGGCCACGCAGAACCACCAGGGACGACACTGA
- the ptgesl gene encoding prostaglandin E synthase 2 isoform X2, with translation MRQEIKWSTYRKVPILMVDEDVQLNDSSVIVSSLKTYLASKEKNMADILRCYPEMKSVNEGGKEVMEYNNKYWLMLSEADTALVYPEKGMQKEEMKWRKWADDWLVHLISPNVYRTTGEALASFDYIVREGKFGSLEGFFAKYVGAAAMFIIAKRLKSRHNLQDDVRQDLYKAVNDWVAAIGKTRKFMGGDCPNLADLAVFGVLRVMEGLQAFDDMMANTKVKHWYRRMETATQNHQGRH, from the exons ATGCGTCAGGAGATCAAGTGGTCCACGTACAGAAAAGTGCCCATCCTGATGGTGGATGAGGACGTG CAACTGAACGACTCGTCTGTCATCGTCAGCTCCCTCAAGACTTACTTAGCCAGCAA GGAGAAGAACATGGCTGACATCCTTCGCTGTTACCCCGAGATGAAGTCTGTGAACGAGGGCGGCAAGGAGGTGATGGAGTACAACAACAAATACTGGCTCATGCTGAGCGAGGCCGACACAGCGCTGGTCTACCCGGAGAAAGGCATGCAGAA GGAGGAGATGAAGTGGCGTAAGTGGGCCGACGACTGGCTGGTGCACCTTATCTCCCCCAACGTGTATCGGACTACCGGCGAGGCGCTGGCGTCCTTCGACTACATCGTGCGCGAGGGCAAGTTTGGCTCCTTGGAAGGCTTCTTCGCCAAGTACGTGGGGGCGGCGGCCATGTTTATCATCGCCAAGAGGCTGAAAAGCCG CCACAACCTCCAGGACGACGTGAGGCAGGACCTCTACAAAGCCGTCAACGACTGGGTGGCCGCCATCGGCAAGACGAGGAAGTTCATGGGCGGGGATTGTCCCAACCTGGCCGACCTG GCGGTGTTTGGCGTTCTGCGTGTGATGGAGGGCCTGCAGGCGTTTGACGACATGATGGCCAACACCAAGGTGAAGCACTGGTACCGACGCATGGAGACGGCCACGCAGAACCACCAGGGACGACACTGA
- the ptgesl gene encoding prostaglandin E synthase 2 isoform X3 yields the protein MADILRCYPEMKSVNEGGKEVMEYNNKYWLMLSEADTALVYPEKGMQKEEMKWRKWADDWLVHLISPNVYRTTGEALASFDYIVREGKFGSLEGFFAKYVGAAAMFIIAKRLKSRHNLQDDVRQDLYKAVNDWVAAIGKTRKFMGGDCPNLADLAVFGVLRVMEGLQAFDDMMANTKVKHWYRRMETATQNHQGRH from the exons ATGGCTGACATCCTTCGCTGTTACCCCGAGATGAAGTCTGTGAACGAGGGCGGCAAGGAGGTGATGGAGTACAACAACAAATACTGGCTCATGCTGAGCGAGGCCGACACAGCGCTGGTCTACCCGGAGAAAGGCATGCAGAA GGAGGAGATGAAGTGGCGTAAGTGGGCCGACGACTGGCTGGTGCACCTTATCTCCCCCAACGTGTATCGGACTACCGGCGAGGCGCTGGCGTCCTTCGACTACATCGTGCGCGAGGGCAAGTTTGGCTCCTTGGAAGGCTTCTTCGCCAAGTACGTGGGGGCGGCGGCCATGTTTATCATCGCCAAGAGGCTGAAAAGCCG CCACAACCTCCAGGACGACGTGAGGCAGGACCTCTACAAAGCCGTCAACGACTGGGTGGCCGCCATCGGCAAGACGAGGAAGTTCATGGGCGGGGATTGTCCCAACCTGGCCGACCTG GCGGTGTTTGGCGTTCTGCGTGTGATGGAGGGCCTGCAGGCGTTTGACGACATGATGGCCAACACCAAGGTGAAGCACTGGTACCGACGCATGGAGACGGCCACGCAGAACCACCAGGGACGACACTGA